The Geobacter sp. AOG2 genome includes a window with the following:
- a CDS encoding methylated-DNA--[protein]-cysteine S-methyltransferase encodes MKRHCTIRTPLGDMIAMVEQEHLCGLWFTDQKYAPEFFREWPPDPDDPIFAALRGQLDAYFTGRFSRFDLPLAPQGTGFQKAVWALLRAIPPGTVTTYGALARQLAAGGEGRVTSARAVGSAVGHNPISIVIPCHRVVGADGSLTGYAGGLKRKAALLSLESVEHPSRWRRFTDS; translated from the coding sequence ATGAAACGACATTGCACCATCAGGACGCCCTTGGGAGACATGATCGCGATGGTTGAGCAGGAGCATCTCTGCGGGCTCTGGTTTACCGACCAAAAATATGCTCCGGAATTCTTCCGTGAGTGGCCGCCGGACCCGGACGACCCTATTTTTGCGGCGCTGCGGGGACAGTTGGATGCCTATTTTACCGGCCGATTCAGCCGGTTCGATCTGCCGCTCGCCCCCCAGGGGACGGGGTTTCAAAAGGCGGTATGGGCGCTGTTGCGTGCCATCCCTCCGGGGACGGTTACCACGTACGGCGCCCTGGCCCGGCAGTTGGCCGCAGGGGGCGAAGGGCGTGTCACCTCGGCCCGGGCGGTGGGCAGCGCCGTGGGGCACAACCCGATCAGCATCGTCATCCCCTGCCATCGCGTCGTGGGGGCGGATGGCTCCCTGACCGGTTATGCCGGCGGCCTGAAGCGCAAGGCCGCCCTGCTGTCCCTGGAGAGCGTTGAACACCCGTCACGCTGGCGGAGATTTACAGATTCATGA